One Saccharopolyspora erythraea NRRL 2338 genomic region harbors:
- a CDS encoding DedA family protein: protein MIEWLESIPPVAIYLAVGLIIGLESVGIPLPGEILLVSASVAASQGMVNPVLLGCIAATGAIIGDSVGYAVGKKYGRGLLTRLGRRMPKHFGPKRIAAAERAFDRWGAWAVFGGRFVALLRILAGPLAGILGMQYRKFLLANATGGIAWAGTVTTVAYLFGVVAEHWIKRFSWVALLITVLIGVAITLYVRHRTERAVEAEEAAEADGAADAASPEEAAEALSGTEKA from the coding sequence ATGATTGAGTGGCTGGAGTCGATCCCGCCCGTCGCGATCTACCTGGCGGTCGGGCTGATCATCGGGCTGGAGAGCGTGGGCATCCCGCTCCCCGGCGAGATCCTGCTCGTCTCCGCCAGCGTCGCCGCGTCGCAGGGGATGGTGAACCCGGTCCTGCTCGGCTGCATCGCCGCCACCGGCGCGATCATCGGCGACTCGGTCGGCTACGCGGTCGGCAAGAAGTACGGGCGGGGGCTGCTGACCCGCCTCGGCCGCCGCATGCCCAAGCACTTCGGCCCGAAGCGGATCGCCGCCGCCGAGCGCGCGTTCGACCGCTGGGGCGCGTGGGCCGTCTTCGGCGGCCGGTTCGTCGCGCTCCTGCGCATCCTCGCCGGACCGCTGGCGGGCATCCTCGGCATGCAGTACCGCAAGTTCCTGCTGGCCAACGCCACCGGCGGCATCGCGTGGGCGGGCACCGTCACCACCGTCGCGTACCTGTTCGGCGTGGTCGCCGAGCACTGGATCAAGCGGTTCTCGTGGGTCGCGCTGCTCATCACCGTCCTGATCGGCGTGGCGATCACGCTCTACGTCCGCCACCGCACCGAGCGCGCCGTCGAAGCCGAGGAGGCCGCAGAGGCCGACGGCGCCGCGGACGCCGCATCCCCGGAAGAGGCCGCGGAGGCTCTCAGCGGGACGGAGAAGGCCTAG
- a CDS encoding aminotransferase class V-fold PLP-dependent enzyme, producing the protein MWTSTRPAATALDSADALAGLRVRYELPPGLIRLDGNSGGAAPSRTSARLRKFAEHRWMESCARRFAPDWELEARTCAAKLARLIGAGECELTVAETTSVNLFKALVAASRLRPEHSALAVGRDCFASDHYLARSAAAYTGTELLLFDDLAELPFDRVAVVALSHTDVRSGAVRDPVATTAALHEQGVLVLWELSESAGALDVDLHAWNADLAVGCGHRYLGGGPGAPAYWFVAERHQRELGGRDRGCDGVLSQAASGFSGAPSTLALSELRHGLSMLDGVSGAELEAKTGGLVSLFVDRLLRAPGVEIVPPRRGRRRGPQVSLRHPRAQLVVAELFARGVVVDFVDPDLLRFSFAPSWLRYIDVWEAAEVVREVLEQLDRES; encoded by the coding sequence GTGTGGACGAGCACGCGACCTGCCGCGACGGCACTCGACAGTGCCGATGCCCTCGCGGGTCTGCGCGTGCGCTACGAGCTGCCGCCGGGGCTGATCCGGCTCGACGGCAACAGCGGCGGCGCGGCTCCGAGCAGGACCAGCGCCCGGCTCCGCAAGTTCGCCGAACACCGCTGGATGGAGAGCTGCGCACGCCGCTTCGCCCCGGACTGGGAGCTTGAGGCGCGCACGTGCGCCGCGAAGCTGGCCCGCCTCATCGGGGCCGGCGAGTGCGAGCTGACCGTGGCCGAGACGACGTCGGTCAACCTGTTCAAGGCGCTGGTGGCGGCCTCCCGGCTGCGCCCGGAGCACTCCGCGCTGGCCGTCGGCCGCGACTGCTTCGCCAGCGACCACTACCTCGCCCGCTCCGCGGCCGCCTACACCGGCACCGAGTTGCTGCTCTTCGACGACCTGGCGGAGCTGCCGTTCGACCGGGTGGCGGTGGTGGCGCTGTCGCACACCGACGTCCGCTCCGGCGCGGTGCGCGACCCGGTGGCCACGACGGCCGCCCTGCACGAGCAGGGCGTGCTGGTGCTCTGGGAGCTCAGCGAGTCGGCCGGTGCGCTCGACGTCGACCTGCACGCCTGGAACGCCGACCTCGCCGTCGGCTGCGGCCACCGCTACCTCGGCGGCGGCCCCGGCGCCCCGGCCTACTGGTTCGTCGCCGAACGCCACCAGCGGGAGCTGGGCGGGCGCGACCGCGGCTGCGACGGCGTGCTCAGCCAGGCGGCATCGGGCTTCAGCGGCGCGCCGTCGACGCTGGCGCTGTCGGAGCTGCGCCACGGCCTGTCGATGCTGGACGGGGTGTCCGGCGCCGAGCTGGAGGCCAAGACGGGCGGGCTGGTCTCGCTGTTCGTCGACCGGCTGCTGCGCGCGCCCGGTGTCGAGATCGTGCCGCCCAGACGCGGCAGGCGGCGCGGTCCGCAGGTGAGCCTGCGCCACCCGCGTGCCCAGCTCGTCGTGGCCGAGCTGTTCGCCAGGGGCGTCGTGGTCGACTTCGTCGACCCGGACCTGCTGCGCTTCAGCTTCGCGCCGTCGTGGCTGCGCTACATCGACGTTTGGGAGGCCGCCGAGGTCGTCCGCGAGGTGTTGGAGCAGCTCGACCGCGAGAGCTGA
- a CDS encoding NAD(P)/FAD-dependent oxidoreductase, with product MDATRYDAVVVGGGAAGLSAATLLARSRRRVVVVDAGEPRNAPSAHLHNFLSRDGMAPAELLAAGRRELAGYGGEVVEALATSIERAEHGFAVRLASGAELTTRGVLVATGLRDELPDIPGLRDRWGDTVLHCPYCHGHEVRDQPLGVLGGDNRPFTVHQAALVRLWSDDVAFFPNRIALEAGERERLTAWGVRIVDGEVARLSSGDGLTVELADGRQVRRQAVFAGPRFVPNDRLLTGLGCEVGDNGWVATDASGRTSVAGVWAAGNVVDSPAQLISAAGAGSTAAIALNHHLLAQDVERAATALSRA from the coding sequence ATGGACGCGACCCGGTACGACGCCGTGGTGGTCGGGGGTGGCGCGGCGGGCCTGTCGGCCGCGACGCTGCTGGCCCGTTCCCGCCGGCGGGTCGTGGTGGTCGACGCGGGAGAACCGCGCAACGCCCCGTCCGCGCACCTGCACAACTTCCTGTCCCGCGACGGGATGGCCCCGGCGGAGCTGCTCGCCGCCGGACGGCGGGAGCTGGCCGGGTACGGCGGCGAGGTGGTCGAGGCACTGGCGACGAGCATCGAGCGCGCGGAGCACGGCTTCGCCGTGCGGCTCGCCTCCGGCGCGGAGCTGACCACGCGCGGGGTGCTGGTCGCCACCGGGCTGCGGGACGAGTTGCCCGACATCCCCGGCCTGCGCGACCGCTGGGGCGACACCGTGCTGCACTGCCCCTACTGCCACGGCCACGAGGTGCGCGACCAGCCCCTCGGGGTGCTGGGCGGCGACAACCGCCCGTTCACCGTGCACCAGGCCGCGCTGGTGCGGCTGTGGTCGGACGACGTGGCGTTCTTCCCGAACCGGATCGCGCTCGAAGCCGGGGAACGCGAGCGGCTGACCGCCTGGGGCGTCCGCATCGTCGACGGCGAGGTGGCGCGGCTCTCGTCGGGCGACGGGCTGACCGTCGAGCTGGCCGACGGCCGTCAGGTGCGCAGGCAGGCGGTGTTCGCGGGCCCGCGCTTCGTGCCGAACGACCGGCTGCTCACCGGCCTCGGCTGCGAGGTCGGCGACAACGGCTGGGTGGCCACCGACGCCTCGGGCCGCACGAGCGTCGCCGGGGTGTGGGCGGCGGGCAACGTCGTGGACTCCCCGGCGCAGCTCATCAGCGCCGCGGGCGCCGGCTCGACCGCCGCCATCGCGCTCAACCACCACCTGCTCGCCCAGGACGTCGAACGCGCCGCCACCGCGCTGTCCCGGGCCTGA
- a CDS encoding Uma2 family endonuclease — MSTMSWPGHLLTLEEFDQLPEDNSRRYELQEGVLLVTPKAATLHQRVVRALGSVLVAQLPAEWEAVPDVEVVLKHKWPPTVRIPDVLIAPTELIDKNPNRLQAADVAVAVEVISPGSRQMDQVTKRYEYAAAGIQGYWVLETDDVVKLTASRLIGEVYEVDFCGGGMFKTAHPFELTLDLDTLIKRA, encoded by the coding sequence ATGTCCACGATGTCCTGGCCCGGTCACCTGCTGACCCTGGAGGAGTTCGACCAGCTTCCGGAGGACAACTCGCGCAGGTACGAGCTCCAGGAAGGTGTCCTCCTCGTGACCCCGAAAGCCGCCACGCTGCACCAGCGCGTCGTACGGGCGCTGGGTTCCGTTCTCGTCGCGCAGCTACCTGCCGAATGGGAGGCGGTGCCCGACGTCGAGGTGGTCCTCAAGCACAAGTGGCCACCGACTGTGCGCATTCCGGATGTGCTGATCGCGCCCACGGAGTTGATCGACAAGAACCCGAACCGGTTGCAAGCAGCAGACGTGGCCGTCGCGGTCGAGGTCATCTCCCCGGGCTCCCGGCAGATGGACCAGGTGACCAAGCGCTATGAGTACGCGGCGGCGGGCATCCAGGGTTACTGGGTGCTGGAGACCGACGACGTCGTGAAGCTGACCGCGAGCCGCCTGATCGGCGAGGTCTACGAGGTGGACTTCTGCGGCGGCGGGATGTTCAAGACCGCACACCCCTTCGAGCTGACACTCGACCTGGACACACTGATCAAACGGGCCTGA
- a CDS encoding aspartate kinase gives MALVVQKYGGSSLESADRIKRVAERIVETRKAGNDVVVVCSAMGDTTDELLDLAQQVNPAPPERELDMLLTAGERISNALVAMAIEALGAEARSFSGSQAGVITTSAHQNARIIDVTPGRVQEALKQGQVVLVAGFQGVAQDTKDITTLGRGGSDTTAVAVAAAMNADVCEIYTDVDGVYTADPRIVSDAKHLDRITYEEMLEMAATGAKVLHLRAVEYARRYGVPLHVRSSYSPKSGTIVSGSVEDLSVEQAMITGVAHDRSEAKVTVRGVPDNPGIAGRIFRVIADAEIDIDMVLQNVSGTASGRTDITFTVARSNGALAVTELEKIKDELGFDQVVYDDHVGKVSLVGAGMRSHPGVTATFCEALSHAGVNIEIINTSEIRISVLIRDTQLEDAVAALHAAFELGGDEEAVVYAGSGR, from the coding sequence GTGGCGCTCGTCGTCCAGAAGTACGGCGGTTCTTCACTCGAGAGTGCCGATCGCATCAAACGGGTCGCAGAGCGCATCGTCGAGACCCGCAAGGCGGGCAATGACGTGGTCGTCGTGTGCTCCGCGATGGGAGATACCACTGACGAGCTGCTCGACCTCGCCCAGCAGGTCAACCCGGCCCCGCCGGAGCGCGAGCTCGACATGCTGCTCACCGCCGGTGAGCGCATCTCCAACGCCCTGGTCGCGATGGCCATCGAGGCCCTCGGCGCCGAGGCCCGCTCGTTCTCGGGCTCCCAGGCCGGTGTGATCACCACTTCCGCCCACCAGAACGCCCGCATCATCGACGTCACGCCCGGCCGGGTGCAGGAGGCCCTGAAGCAGGGCCAGGTCGTGCTGGTCGCCGGTTTCCAGGGCGTCGCCCAGGACACCAAGGACATCACGACGCTCGGCCGCGGCGGCTCGGACACCACGGCGGTCGCGGTGGCCGCCGCGATGAACGCCGACGTGTGCGAGATCTACACCGACGTCGACGGCGTCTACACCGCGGACCCGCGCATCGTCTCCGATGCCAAGCACCTGGACCGCATCACCTACGAGGAGATGCTCGAGATGGCGGCGACCGGTGCGAAGGTGCTGCACCTGCGCGCCGTCGAATACGCCCGCCGCTACGGCGTGCCCCTGCACGTCCGCTCTTCGTACTCACCCAAGTCCGGAACGATCGTTTCCGGCAGTGTGGAGGACCTTTCCGTGGAACAGGCGATGATCACCGGCGTCGCGCACGACCGGTCGGAGGCCAAGGTCACCGTGCGCGGTGTGCCGGACAACCCGGGTATCGCGGGGCGGATCTTCCGCGTGATCGCCGATGCCGAGATCGACATCGACATGGTGCTGCAGAACGTCTCCGGCACCGCGTCGGGCCGCACCGACATCACCTTCACCGTGGCGCGTAGCAACGGCGCGCTGGCGGTGACCGAGCTGGAGAAGATCAAGGACGAGCTCGGCTTCGACCAGGTGGTCTACGACGACCACGTCGGCAAGGTCTCGCTGGTCGGCGCGGGCATGCGCTCGCACCCCGGCGTCACGGCGACCTTCTGCGAGGCGCTGTCGCACGCCGGCGTGAACATCGAGATCATCAACACCTCGGAGATCCGGATCTCGGTGCTGATCCGCGACACCCAGCTCGAGGACGCCGTCGCGGCGCTGCACGCGGCGTTCGAGCTCGGTGGCGACGAGGAAGCCGTCGTCTACGCGGGGAGTGGTCGCTGA
- a CDS encoding nitroreductase family protein, with translation MTADERAHARTGEPASPIAAEGAAKPADSSVPLHPLIAERWSPRALDPAVELTDEQFTALFEAARWAPSWGNTQPARYIAGRRGEDTFDRIHATLSRGNRGWTEPAAALAIGVARVVGDEGEPMPYGEYGLGLASQNLVLQAVAEGLVAHQMAGFDRDAARAEFAIPGDFEPMVAIAVGGYGSPAELPERLQAKEAAPRARKPLSELVFTDTWGKALF, from the coding sequence ATGACCGCTGACGAACGCGCGCACGCCCGCACCGGCGAGCCCGCGAGCCCCATCGCTGCCGAGGGGGCGGCCAAGCCCGCGGACTCCTCGGTCCCCCTGCACCCGCTGATCGCCGAGCGCTGGAGCCCGCGGGCGCTGGACCCGGCGGTCGAGCTGACCGACGAGCAGTTCACCGCCCTGTTCGAGGCCGCGCGCTGGGCCCCCTCGTGGGGCAACACGCAGCCGGCGCGCTACATCGCGGGCAGGCGGGGCGAGGACACCTTCGACCGCATCCACGCCACGCTCTCGCGCGGCAACCGGGGCTGGACCGAACCCGCGGCGGCGCTGGCCATCGGCGTGGCGCGGGTGGTCGGCGACGAGGGCGAGCCGATGCCCTACGGCGAGTACGGCCTGGGGCTGGCCAGCCAGAACCTGGTGCTGCAGGCCGTGGCGGAGGGGCTGGTCGCGCACCAGATGGCCGGTTTCGACCGCGACGCGGCGCGAGCGGAGTTCGCGATCCCGGGCGACTTCGAGCCGATGGTGGCCATCGCGGTCGGCGGCTACGGCTCGCCCGCGGAGCTGCCGGAACGGCTGCAGGCCAAGGAGGCCGCGCCGCGCGCCCGCAAGCCGCTGTCCGAGCTGGTGTTCACCGACACCTGGGGCAAGGCGCTCTTCTGA
- a CDS encoding aspartate-semialdehyde dehydrogenase, which yields MAEQNARPTVAIVGATGAVGTVMIDIINNRPSVPWGEIRLIASPRSAGKKITVRGEERTVVALAPEAFDGVDIALFDVPDEVSAQWAPVAAERGAIAVDNSGAFRLDPDVPLVVPEVNAAKVHERPKGIIANPNCTTLSMMAALGALHREFGLRELVVASYQAASGAGQEGVDRLYAEVSAVAGKQVGVRGGDVAEALSAAGLPEETPFKAPLAMNVVPWAGSRKDDGWTSEELKVRNESRKILGIPDLKVSATCVRVPVLTTHSLAVHATFEREVTVDQAHKVFGSQPSIVLQDDPDNGVFPTPAAVVGGDPTYVGRVRQALDFPNTLDFFVCGDNLRKGAALNTYEIAETLAAGGE from the coding sequence ATGGCCGAGCAGAACGCGCGCCCGACCGTTGCGATCGTGGGTGCCACCGGCGCGGTCGGCACCGTCATGATCGACATCATCAACAACCGGCCCTCGGTGCCGTGGGGTGAGATCCGGCTGATCGCCTCGCCGCGCTCGGCGGGCAAGAAGATCACCGTGCGCGGTGAGGAGCGGACCGTCGTCGCACTTGCGCCGGAGGCGTTCGACGGGGTGGACATCGCCCTGTTCGACGTGCCGGACGAGGTCTCGGCGCAGTGGGCCCCGGTGGCCGCCGAGCGCGGTGCCATCGCGGTCGACAACTCCGGCGCGTTCCGGCTGGACCCCGACGTGCCGCTGGTGGTGCCCGAGGTCAACGCCGCGAAGGTGCACGAGCGGCCCAAGGGCATCATCGCCAACCCGAACTGCACGACCCTGTCGATGATGGCCGCGCTCGGTGCGCTGCACCGCGAGTTCGGCCTGCGCGAGCTGGTCGTCGCCTCCTACCAGGCCGCCTCCGGCGCCGGGCAGGAAGGCGTGGACCGCCTCTACGCCGAGGTCTCGGCGGTGGCGGGCAAGCAGGTCGGCGTGCGCGGCGGTGACGTCGCGGAGGCGCTGTCGGCGGCCGGGCTGCCGGAGGAGACCCCGTTCAAGGCGCCGCTGGCGATGAACGTGGTGCCGTGGGCGGGTTCCCGCAAGGACGACGGGTGGACCTCCGAGGAGCTCAAGGTCCGCAACGAGTCCCGCAAGATCCTGGGCATCCCGGACCTGAAGGTCTCGGCCACCTGCGTGCGGGTTCCGGTGCTGACCACCCACTCGCTGGCGGTGCACGCCACCTTCGAGCGGGAGGTCACCGTCGACCAGGCGCACAAGGTCTTCGGCTCGCAGCCGTCGATCGTCCTGCAGGACGACCCGGACAACGGCGTGTTCCCGACCCCGGCGGCGGTCGTCGGCGGCGACCCGACCTACGTGGGCCGGGTGCGGCAGGCGCTGGACTTCCCGAACACGCTGGACTTCTTCGTCTGCGGTGACAACCTCCGCAAGGGGGCCGCGCTGAACACCTACGAGATCGCCGAGACCCTCGCGGCGGGCGGCGAGTAG
- a CDS encoding MarR family winged helix-turn-helix transcriptional regulator: MLPLQARTVELWRERNPGLDTSPMEVVALVKRVRVLLDRAVEDLYDGAALTSAEVELLVPLRHADEPVTAARLAARLGMSRAGISKTLAKLEKRGLITRAANPADRRAALIRMTPEGEEVIDDLFPRELEAHGKLLAGLGADRRRVVDALTRFAEAMEAQLEE, from the coding sequence ATGCTTCCGCTGCAGGCGCGGACCGTGGAGCTCTGGCGCGAGCGCAACCCGGGGTTGGACACCTCGCCGATGGAGGTGGTCGCGCTGGTCAAGCGGGTGCGGGTGCTGCTCGACCGGGCCGTCGAGGACCTTTACGACGGTGCCGCGCTGACGAGCGCGGAGGTGGAGCTCCTGGTCCCGCTCCGGCACGCCGATGAACCGGTCACCGCGGCCCGCCTCGCCGCCCGCCTGGGCATGTCGCGGGCGGGCATCAGCAAGACCCTGGCGAAGCTGGAGAAGCGCGGGCTGATCACCCGCGCGGCCAACCCCGCCGACCGGCGCGCGGCCCTGATCCGCATGACGCCGGAGGGGGAGGAGGTCATCGACGACCTGTTCCCGCGTGAGCTGGAGGCCCACGGCAAGCTGCTCGCGGGCCTGGGCGCGGATCGCCGGCGCGTGGTCGACGCCCTCACCCGCTTCGCGGAGGCCATGGAGGCGCAGCTGGAGGAGTGA
- a CDS encoding Dps family protein — protein MATKTAAKAPITSALNDSDRDVTGKALQGTLLDLIDLHLVAKQAHWNVVGKFFRDVHLQLDELIDTARAFADDVAERASAIGVSPDGRSSTVASGSGMPKFDAGWKNDREVIEYIVSALSELISRVRMRIDETDKTDLVTQDLLLSIASELEKSHWMWQAQLA, from the coding sequence ATGGCCACGAAGACGGCTGCCAAGGCGCCGATCACCAGCGCACTCAACGACTCCGACCGCGACGTCACCGGCAAGGCCCTGCAGGGCACCCTGCTCGACCTCATCGACCTGCACCTGGTCGCCAAGCAGGCGCACTGGAACGTCGTGGGCAAGTTCTTCCGGGACGTGCACCTGCAGCTCGACGAGCTGATCGACACCGCTCGGGCGTTCGCCGACGACGTCGCCGAACGGGCGTCGGCCATCGGCGTCTCTCCGGACGGCCGGTCGAGCACGGTCGCGTCCGGTTCCGGAATGCCGAAGTTCGACGCCGGCTGGAAGAACGACCGCGAGGTGATCGAGTACATCGTCTCGGCGCTTTCGGAGCTGATCAGCCGGGTGCGCATGCGCATCGACGAGACGGACAAGACCGACCTGGTCACCCAGGACCTGCTGCTGAGCATCGCCAGCGAGCTGGAGAAGTCGCACTGGATGTGGCAGGCGCAGCTCGCCTGA
- the leuA gene encoding 2-isopropylmalate synthase, with protein MSIPPEPQTPISNRVRKPSRPAPADQQPWNPQLGSSMPFHRYRPFHELVEDVSLPDRTWPDNRITRAPLWCAVDLRDGNQALIDPMSPARKRRMFDLLVRMGFKEIEVGFPAASQTDFDFVREIIEDGAVPDDVRIQVLTQCRPELIERTFASLEGAAKAVVHIYNSTSILQRRVVFREEREGIKKIATMGAEMALEFAGKYPDTDFRFQYSPESYTGTELSYAAEVCDAVTEIWQPTPERPVILNLPATVEMATPNVYADSIEWMHRNLSRRDSVLLSLHPHNDRGTGIAAAELGYQAGADRIEGCLFGNGERTGNVDLVALGMNLFSQGIDPQIDFSDLDYIKRTVEHCNQLPVHERHPWGGELVYTAFSGSHQDAINKGLNALREEAAKAGAEVDAHPWEVPYLPIDPKDVGRSYEAVIRVNSQSGKGGVAYIMKTEHQLDLPRKMQIEFSKLVQARTDSEGGEVTPDQMWAVFSDEYLGARTPLELVRQRLDGEAGDETITATVVVDGDEREITGSGNGPIAAFVDALSTVGFDVRVMDYSEHALTAGDDALAAAYLECAVGDDVLWGVAIDSSTVKASLHAIVSAVNRAGR; from the coding sequence ATGAGCATTCCCCCTGAACCTCAGACCCCGATCTCCAACCGCGTCCGCAAGCCCTCGCGCCCGGCGCCGGCCGACCAGCAGCCCTGGAACCCGCAGCTCGGCAGCTCGATGCCGTTCCACCGCTACCGCCCGTTCCACGAGCTGGTCGAGGACGTCTCGCTGCCCGACCGCACCTGGCCGGACAACCGGATCACCCGCGCCCCGCTGTGGTGCGCGGTCGACCTGCGCGACGGCAACCAGGCGCTGATCGACCCGATGTCGCCCGCCCGCAAGCGGCGGATGTTCGACCTGCTGGTCCGGATGGGCTTCAAGGAGATCGAGGTCGGCTTCCCGGCGGCCAGCCAGACCGACTTCGACTTCGTCCGCGAGATCATCGAGGACGGCGCGGTACCCGACGACGTGCGCATCCAGGTGCTCACCCAGTGCCGCCCGGAGCTGATCGAGCGCACCTTCGCCTCGCTGGAGGGCGCGGCGAAGGCGGTCGTGCACATCTACAACTCCACCTCGATCCTCCAGCGCCGCGTGGTGTTCCGCGAGGAGCGCGAGGGCATCAAGAAGATCGCCACCATGGGCGCGGAGATGGCCCTGGAGTTCGCGGGCAAGTACCCCGACACCGACTTCCGCTTCCAGTACTCGCCGGAGTCCTACACCGGCACCGAGCTGTCGTACGCGGCCGAGGTCTGCGACGCGGTCACCGAGATCTGGCAGCCGACGCCCGAGCGGCCGGTCATCCTGAACCTGCCCGCCACCGTCGAGATGGCGACCCCCAACGTCTACGCCGACTCGATCGAGTGGATGCACCGCAACCTGTCCCGCCGCGACTCGGTGCTGCTGTCGCTGCACCCGCACAACGACCGCGGTACCGGTATCGCCGCCGCGGAGCTGGGCTACCAGGCGGGCGCGGACCGCATCGAGGGCTGCCTGTTCGGCAACGGCGAGCGCACCGGCAACGTCGACCTGGTCGCGCTGGGCATGAACCTGTTCAGCCAGGGCATCGACCCGCAGATCGACTTCTCCGACCTGGACTACATCAAGCGCACCGTCGAGCACTGCAACCAGCTGCCGGTGCACGAGCGGCACCCGTGGGGCGGCGAGCTGGTCTACACGGCGTTCTCCGGCAGCCACCAGGACGCCATCAACAAGGGCCTGAACGCGCTGCGCGAGGAGGCCGCCAAGGCGGGCGCCGAGGTCGACGCGCACCCGTGGGAGGTCCCGTACCTGCCGATCGACCCGAAGGACGTCGGCCGCAGCTACGAGGCCGTGATCCGGGTGAACTCGCAGTCCGGCAAGGGCGGCGTCGCCTACATCATGAAGACCGAGCACCAGCTCGACCTGCCCCGCAAGATGCAGATCGAGTTCTCCAAGCTGGTGCAGGCGCGTACCGACTCCGAGGGCGGCGAGGTCACGCCGGACCAGATGTGGGCGGTTTTCTCCGACGAGTACCTGGGGGCGCGTACGCCGCTGGAGCTGGTGCGCCAGCGCCTCGACGGCGAGGCGGGCGACGAGACGATCACCGCGACGGTGGTCGTGGACGGCGACGAGCGCGAGATCACCGGCAGCGGCAACGGCCCGATCGCGGCGTTCGTCGACGCGCTGAGCACGGTCGGCTTCGACGTGCGGGTCATGGACTACAGCGAGCACGCCCTGACCGCCGGTGACGACGCCCTCGCCGCGGCCTACCTGGAGTGCGCGGTCGGCGACGACGTCCTGTGGGGCGTGGCCATCGACAGCTCGACGGTGAAGGCTTCGCTGCACGCCATCGTCTCGGCGGTCAACCGCGCCGGCCGCTGA
- a CDS encoding glycosyltransferase family 39 protein, with amino-acid sequence MPTSPGALDPQRCNTAETVRNQQKRPGDHRLAAVREALREHRRGLLLVAPGVVYLAIRFFGLLVLAWLSAANDESLSDNLGAWDGEWYLEIAEHDYGGVDPGMVDGFGNRYPETPLAFFPGYPLLVRLFGLLPGVSALGAAITVSLLCGVVAAYGLARLGKRIGGSEGTGLLLVVLFAAAPMSVVLSMAYSEALFCALSIWALIGVVERKWLLAGLCCAAAGLVRPTAAALIAVVGLAALIAIVRRRELWRPLLAMLLAPIGMLAYVGWVGLQTGKLGGYFELQQRGWSSAFDGGVRTTEFVVETLTADKSVLETFTAWIVLAALVLFVLCLRYRMPWPLVLFAAAVLVLDLGSDGLMYSKVRLMLPAFPLLVPVAIGLANRRTTTAVCTAVLLVCFGSWFGAYSLTAWPYAM; translated from the coding sequence GTGCCCACCTCTCCGGGAGCCTTGGACCCGCAGCGGTGCAACACCGCGGAGACAGTCCGCAACCAGCAGAAACGTCCCGGTGACCACCGGCTGGCCGCGGTCCGGGAGGCGCTGCGCGAACACCGCCGCGGACTGCTCCTGGTGGCCCCGGGTGTGGTTTACCTCGCAATCCGTTTCTTCGGCCTGCTGGTGCTGGCGTGGCTGTCGGCGGCCAATGACGAATCTCTCTCCGACAACCTCGGCGCCTGGGACGGCGAGTGGTACCTGGAGATCGCCGAGCACGACTACGGCGGGGTCGACCCGGGCATGGTCGACGGGTTCGGCAACCGCTACCCGGAGACACCGCTGGCGTTCTTCCCCGGCTACCCGCTGCTGGTGCGGCTGTTCGGCCTGCTCCCGGGCGTGAGCGCGCTCGGCGCGGCGATCACGGTGAGCCTGCTGTGCGGCGTGGTGGCCGCCTACGGCCTGGCCCGGCTCGGGAAGCGGATCGGCGGTTCGGAGGGGACCGGGCTGCTGCTGGTGGTGCTGTTCGCGGCGGCGCCGATGTCGGTCGTGCTGTCCATGGCGTACTCGGAGGCGCTGTTCTGCGCGCTGTCCATCTGGGCGCTGATCGGTGTCGTCGAGCGCAAGTGGCTGCTGGCCGGCCTGTGCTGCGCGGCGGCCGGGCTGGTGCGGCCGACCGCGGCCGCGCTGATCGCGGTGGTCGGGCTGGCGGCGCTGATCGCCATCGTCCGGCGGCGGGAGCTGTGGCGGCCGCTGCTGGCGATGCTGCTGGCGCCGATCGGCATGCTCGCCTACGTGGGCTGGGTCGGCTTGCAGACCGGCAAGCTCGGCGGCTACTTCGAGCTCCAGCAGCGCGGCTGGTCGTCGGCCTTCGACGGCGGCGTGCGGACCACGGAGTTCGTCGTCGAGACGCTGACCGCCGACAAGTCGGTGCTGGAGACCTTCACCGCCTGGATAGTGCTGGCCGCGCTGGTGCTGTTCGTGCTGTGCCTGCGCTACCGGATGCCGTGGCCGCTGGTGCTGTTCGCCGCGGCGGTGCTGGTGCTCGACCTCGGCTCGGACGGGCTGATGTACTCCAAGGTCCGGCTGATGCTGCCGGCGTTCCCGCTGCTGGTACCGGTGGCCATCGGACTGGCCAACCGGCGGACGACGACGGCGGTCTGCACGGCGGTGCTGCTGGTCTGCTTCGGGTCCTGGTTCGGGGCCTACTCTCTGACCGCATGGCCCTACGCGATGTGA